One Bacillus sp. FJAT-52991 genomic region harbors:
- the motA gene encoding flagellar motor stator protein MotA: MDKSSIIGIILAIIAVGVGMVFKGVSPMVLLNPAALLIIILGTIASVVIAFPGSELKQVPKLFGILFKEQQMMTPQEVITLFTGWAELARKEGLLALESKTNEIEEPFLKNGLSLAIDGQTADYIRDVLSEELSAMEERHQVGAGIFTQAGTYAPTLGVLGAVIGLIAALSDMSDTDALGHAISAAFVATLMGIFTGYVLWHPFANKLKRKSKQEVKVKEMMIEGVLSILEGEAPRVLEQKLASYLPTDEKKKFLEEGVEANG, encoded by the coding sequence ATGGATAAGAGTTCAATTATTGGAATTATATTGGCGATTATTGCCGTTGGTGTAGGGATGGTGTTTAAAGGTGTGAGTCCGATGGTTCTTTTGAATCCAGCGGCATTGTTAATTATTATATTAGGAACGATAGCGTCTGTCGTCATTGCCTTTCCTGGAAGCGAATTAAAACAAGTGCCAAAGCTATTCGGTATTTTATTTAAAGAACAGCAAATGATGACACCACAAGAGGTCATCACCCTGTTTACAGGTTGGGCTGAGTTAGCACGTAAAGAAGGTTTGTTAGCACTTGAATCAAAAACGAATGAAATTGAGGAACCGTTTTTAAAGAACGGGCTAAGTTTGGCAATCGATGGTCAAACAGCTGATTATATTCGTGATGTGTTAAGTGAAGAGTTGTCAGCAATGGAAGAGCGCCACCAAGTAGGAGCAGGGATCTTTACTCAAGCTGGTACATATGCTCCAACGCTTGGAGTACTTGGAGCAGTTATTGGGCTGATTGCAGCATTGTCCGACATGAGTGATACAGATGCGTTAGGTCATGCGATTTCAGCAGCATTCGTTGCAACGTTAATGGGGATTTTTACAGGGTATGTACTATGGCATCCATTTGCCAATAAGTTAAAACGAAAATCAAAACAAGAAGTCAAAGTAAAAGAAATGATGATTGAAGGTGTACTATCGATTTTAGAAGGAGAAGCTCCGCGTGTATTAGAGCAGAAATTAGCTTCTTATTTGCCAACTGATGAAAAGAAAAAATTCTTAGAAGAAGGCGTTGAAGCAAATGGCTAA
- the motB gene encoding flagellar motor protein MotB, translating into MAKKRRKKPESDHIDESWLLPYSDLLTLLVALFIVLFAMSSVDAQKFQQVSQAFNDVFKGGNGVMDYPNTMPSETMDDADNQSTEEQLSGLGKKDQKELSEMQEKMDEYIEENNLQDKVKTTLNGEGLLLSIRENVLFNSGVAEVREEDRKAAQEISKLLEMEVPRNVIISGHTDNVPIKNDQFESNWELSAMRAVNFMKVILDNKNLDPRLFSAKGYGEYQPIASNETAEGRAQNRRVEILILPQGEKENNTKN; encoded by the coding sequence ATGGCTAAAAAAAGGAGAAAGAAACCGGAAAGCGATCATATAGATGAGTCATGGTTGCTACCTTATTCTGATTTATTAACTTTACTCGTTGCTCTCTTTATCGTTTTATTTGCAATGAGTTCTGTAGATGCGCAGAAATTTCAACAAGTGTCCCAAGCTTTCAATGATGTCTTTAAAGGAGGCAACGGGGTAATGGACTATCCAAATACAATGCCTTCAGAGACGATGGATGACGCCGACAATCAATCAACAGAAGAACAATTAAGTGGATTAGGTAAGAAAGACCAAAAAGAATTGTCCGAGATGCAGGAGAAAATGGATGAATATATCGAGGAGAACAATTTACAGGATAAAGTAAAGACCACTTTGAACGGTGAAGGGCTACTCTTGAGTATTCGTGAGAATGTCTTATTTAATTCCGGAGTTGCTGAAGTAAGAGAGGAAGATCGCAAAGCGGCTCAAGAGATTTCTAAACTGCTTGAAATGGAAGTTCCTCGTAATGTTATCATTAGCGGTCATACAGATAATGTTCCAATTAAAAACGATCAATTTGAATCGAACTGGGAATTAAGTGCGATGCGTGCTGTTAATTTTATGAAAGTGATATTAGATAATAAAAATCTCGATCCACGTCTTTTTAGTGCGAAAGGATATGGAGAATACCAACCCATTGCATCTAATGAAACAGCCGAAGGGCGTGCCCAAAATCGCCGAGTTGAAATATTAATCTTGCCCCAAGGAGAAAAAGAAAACAATACAAAAAACTGA
- a CDS encoding C40 family peptidase translates to MKKQFFAFGLATMMMFSAGTSALAAAPTTKAPTTKAPTQKVTKDQQIKNIVTYAKKLKGTPYKEGGTTTKGFDASGYVQHVFAKNNVKIARNSADIQKQGTNVALGKLKEGDLVFYNTTGKPSKKASFVGIYIGKNQFMGVTTKNGVSVIDMNNKYWKSKYLGAKRIIK, encoded by the coding sequence ATGAAGAAACAGTTTTTCGCTTTTGGATTGGCTACAATGATGATGTTCTCTGCAGGTACTAGCGCATTGGCAGCAGCTCCAACTACTAAGGCACCAACTACTAAGGCACCAACACAAAAAGTAACAAAAGATCAACAAATTAAAAACATCGTTACTTATGCAAAAAAGCTGAAAGGTACACCTTATAAAGAGGGCGGTACAACAACAAAAGGCTTTGATGCTTCTGGTTATGTTCAACATGTATTTGCTAAAAACAACGTGAAAATAGCTCGCAATTCAGCTGACATCCAAAAGCAAGGCACAAATGTAGCACTAGGAAAACTTAAAGAAGGAGACCTAGTATTCTACAACACAACTGGTAAACCTAGTAAAAAAGCTAGCTTTGTAGGTATTTATATTGGAAAAAATCAATTTATGGGCGTAACAACTAAAAATGGTGTGTCTGTCATTGATATGAACAATAAGTACTGGAAATCTAAATACTTAGGTGCTAAACGCATCATTAAATAA
- a CDS encoding DUF1128 domain-containing protein, whose protein sequence is MDLSVKSSENIEFMIEQITTKLRMVNVGAIKPDHFGEASYEDLRDLYEMVQRKSHFSPSEMQAIAEELGNLRK, encoded by the coding sequence GTGGATCTTTCTGTAAAGTCGTCTGAGAATATTGAGTTTATGATTGAGCAAATTACGACTAAGCTACGAATGGTAAATGTAGGGGCTATTAAGCCAGATCATTTTGGCGAAGCTTCTTATGAAGATTTAAGAGATCTTTATGAAATGGTTCAGCGAAAAAGTCATTTCAGTCCAAGTGAAATGCAAGCTATCGCAGAAGAGCTTGGAAATTTAAGAAAATAG
- a CDS encoding sodium:alanine symporter family protein, giving the protein MNQEKLLEVLKDISDMIWGPPLLILLVGTGIYLTIRLGFLQLKLLPYSLKLAFSKSQDHQSEGDISHFQALMTALAATVGTGNIVGVATAVLIGGPGAIFWMWMSAFFGMATKYAEAVLAVKYRVQDEDGEMSGGPMYYLERGLNQKWLGVMFAAFGAMAAFGIGNLVQANSVAGVVDSTFNIPTWVTGVALTVFTALVLLGGIKSIGKVTAFFVPIMALFYLVAGLIVLFMNISEIPAALALIFSDAFTGNAVAGGAVGAVIRYGVARGVFSNEAGLGSAPIAAAAAKTDMPARQALVSMTQVFIDTILICSITGLTIVLAGKYDTGLEGSELTTASFEMFLGSAGAYVVALGLLFFASSTIIGWSYYGEKCFSYLFSKKVVKYYRIAFVIAVFVGAIAKLDVVWAFSDIMNGLMAFPNLIGIVGLSGVVIHETKNVLKAINEEKTKKLSA; this is encoded by the coding sequence ATGAATCAAGAAAAGCTTCTTGAAGTGTTGAAAGATATTAGCGACATGATTTGGGGGCCGCCACTTCTTATATTATTAGTAGGTACAGGTATTTATTTAACGATTCGTCTCGGATTTTTACAATTGAAATTGCTCCCATATTCACTGAAGCTAGCTTTCAGTAAAAGTCAGGATCATCAATCTGAAGGGGATATTTCCCATTTCCAAGCACTAATGACCGCACTTGCTGCTACTGTTGGTACCGGTAACATTGTCGGGGTCGCCACTGCTGTGTTAATTGGTGGACCCGGAGCGATTTTTTGGATGTGGATGAGTGCCTTCTTTGGTATGGCTACGAAATATGCCGAAGCCGTTTTAGCGGTTAAATATCGTGTACAAGATGAAGACGGCGAAATGTCCGGTGGCCCAATGTATTATTTAGAACGAGGGTTAAATCAAAAATGGCTTGGTGTCATGTTTGCTGCATTCGGTGCCATGGCTGCCTTTGGAATTGGTAACCTTGTGCAGGCAAATTCCGTCGCAGGTGTTGTAGATTCCACTTTTAACATTCCGACGTGGGTCACAGGTGTAGCCCTTACTGTTTTCACTGCCTTAGTTCTTTTAGGCGGAATCAAAAGTATCGGAAAAGTGACTGCGTTTTTCGTACCCATTATGGCTCTATTTTATCTTGTGGCAGGTCTGATCGTCTTATTTATGAATATTAGTGAAATTCCAGCAGCCCTTGCTCTTATTTTCTCAGATGCCTTTACTGGGAATGCTGTGGCTGGTGGTGCGGTTGGTGCGGTCATTCGTTACGGGGTGGCACGAGGTGTTTTCTCGAATGAAGCTGGTCTCGGTTCTGCACCAATTGCGGCAGCAGCGGCAAAAACGGATATGCCAGCTCGACAAGCCCTTGTCTCTATGACACAAGTATTTATTGATACAATTTTAATTTGTTCCATTACAGGATTAACGATCGTTCTTGCAGGAAAATATGACACTGGTCTTGAAGGCAGCGAGCTGACAACGGCTTCCTTTGAAATGTTCCTTGGTTCAGCTGGTGCATATGTCGTTGCACTTGGCCTATTATTCTTTGCTTCATCTACGATCATTGGTTGGTCTTATTATGGAGAGAAATGTTTCTCTTATTTATTCAGCAAAAAGGTCGTTAAATACTATCGCATTGCTTTCGTTATAGCTGTCTTTGTGGGAGCAATTGCCAAACTGGATGTCGTTTGGGCATTTTCTGATATAATGAACGGCTTAATGGCCTTCCCTAACTTGATTGGAATTGTTGGCCTATCAGGCGTCGTCATTCACGAAACAAAGAACGTACTAAAAGCCATTAACGAAGAAAAAACCAAAAAACTAAGTGCCTAA
- a CDS encoding low molecular weight protein-tyrosine-phosphatase, with translation MIRVLFVCLGNICRSPMAEAMFRDLVLREKLDDVIEVDSAGTSHWHIGESPHEGTLAILKKYKVSSEGLKARQLQVEDSDHFHYIVAMDSENVKNIYRKIASKRKGPVIQLPDLVKEVKMKDVPDPYFTGNFEEVYELIEKGNLALLQLIKQEQHL, from the coding sequence ATGATTCGAGTGTTATTTGTCTGTCTCGGAAACATTTGCCGTTCACCTATGGCTGAAGCGATGTTTCGAGATTTAGTACTACGGGAAAAATTAGACGATGTCATTGAAGTAGACTCTGCTGGAACAAGTCATTGGCATATCGGAGAATCTCCACATGAAGGCACGCTAGCGATTTTAAAAAAGTATAAAGTGAGTAGTGAAGGGTTAAAAGCTAGACAGTTACAGGTTGAAGATAGTGACCATTTTCATTATATTGTGGCTATGGATAGTGAAAATGTCAAAAATATTTATAGAAAAATAGCTTCAAAGAGGAAAGGTCCAGTCATTCAACTTCCTGACTTAGTCAAAGAAGTGAAGATGAAAGATGTGCCAGATCCTTATTTTACTGGGAACTTTGAAGAGGTTTACGAGCTAATCGAAAAGGGAAATCTAGCCCTTTTACAATTAATTAAACAAGAGCAACATTTATAA
- a CDS encoding YihY/virulence factor BrkB family protein, translating to MRVIIEKQKPIVTYLIGRFKESDIAGTAAQMAYFFLLSIFPLMIFTTTLLAFLPITTDDVFALIEDFAPEQTISMIQEIVEGVLETRSGGLLSFGIIGTIWSASNGMNAIIKGLNQAYSVEETRPFYTNRGISVLLTFGFILIVTVALVLQVFGRQLGLLASGYLNVPEELVVLWDWVRWSVSPILIFSVFVGLYYFAPSLKVKLRSVIPGAAFATLGWIVASFGFSFYVNNFGNYSATYGSIGGIIIMMIWFYLTAFVILIGGEINAFRNSKIQSTK from the coding sequence TTGAGGGTCATTATAGAGAAACAGAAACCAATCGTGACCTATCTGATTGGGCGCTTTAAAGAGTCGGATATCGCTGGCACCGCTGCTCAAATGGCCTACTTTTTTTTGTTGTCTATTTTTCCGTTGATGATTTTTACTACAACATTACTTGCTTTTTTGCCGATCACAACTGATGATGTATTCGCGCTAATTGAAGATTTTGCCCCAGAGCAGACAATAAGCATGATCCAAGAAATAGTAGAGGGAGTGCTAGAGACTCGCAGTGGCGGCCTTTTGTCATTTGGGATTATTGGGACGATTTGGTCCGCCTCTAATGGGATGAACGCAATTATTAAAGGGCTAAACCAAGCATATAGTGTGGAAGAGACTAGACCTTTTTATACCAATCGGGGAATCTCTGTTTTATTAACATTCGGTTTTATTTTAATTGTAACTGTCGCTTTAGTATTGCAAGTCTTTGGCCGGCAGCTTGGTTTGTTGGCGTCTGGATATTTAAACGTCCCTGAAGAATTAGTTGTTCTATGGGATTGGGTGAGATGGTCTGTTTCCCCAATTCTCATATTTAGTGTATTTGTAGGGCTGTATTATTTTGCTCCAAGCTTAAAAGTGAAGCTGCGGTCGGTGATTCCTGGAGCTGCTTTTGCCACGTTAGGTTGGATTGTCGCCTCTTTTGGCTTTTCTTTTTATGTGAATAATTTTGGTAATTACTCCGCTACTTATGGAAGTATCGGGGGGATCATCATTATGATGATTTGGTTCTATTTAACGGCCTTTGTCATTTTAATTGGCGGTGAAATTAACGCATTCAGAAATAGCAAGATCCAATCAACGAAGTAA
- a CDS encoding erythromycin esterase family protein, translated as MFSKWKIGMVTSLFALTTFATTTSAEEPSVAHQNWQESVEEQAKKLNAPIDTSAEELLFLQQTLKDKQTVLSGMTTMHQSKDNRIKYLHEKLARQNWQEWVGEHAKRLNAPTDTSTEDLTFLQQTLKDNRIVLLGESTHGSTEMNQSKIRMIKYLHEELDYDVLAFEAGFAETNAVYQNLDNLTAEQAMKQAIYGVWFTEEVEELFQYMKEQKEKGDPLILTGFDMQVPWNSSTAPFASFAKEWIGKVNPEIANVIQEAESEIVELRDAPSYEVFKEKKQPVLDKYERVKEFVQHHKAELLQVAPSKSYDVNLLEQTINIRIDTINTYIENDKKIMSGIPPENVTDIPFYLRDQKMAENLLWLSEEQFKNEKIIVWGHNYHIRKQNSKMIQDFTNTDGYAGPNMIDFIPDFIKDQMYSIGVFAYSGSSLGSDNQSVFPVSEKHEANSIEEILKAGQHPQVFVNLKGEKNHPGTSWMFSPIKGKYWGFVDEIMIPNQQYDGILWLEHITPSHIK; from the coding sequence ATGTTTTCAAAATGGAAAATAGGTATGGTTACATCTTTGTTTGCACTTACTACTTTTGCAACTACAACATCCGCTGAAGAACCATCGGTGGCTCATCAAAATTGGCAAGAGTCGGTAGAAGAACAAGCCAAAAAATTAAATGCTCCGATCGACACATCCGCAGAGGAGTTACTATTTTTACAACAGACGTTAAAGGATAAACAAACTGTACTAAGTGGTATGACAACCATGCATCAATCTAAAGATAATAGGATTAAATATTTACATGAAAAGCTGGCTCGTCAAAATTGGCAAGAGTGGGTAGGAGAACATGCCAAAAGATTAAATGCTCCGACCGACACGTCAACAGAGGATTTAACATTCTTACAACAGACGTTAAAGGATAATCGAATTGTACTGCTTGGTGAGTCAACTCATGGTTCAACTGAAATGAATCAATCTAAGATTCGTATGATTAAATATTTACATGAAGAGCTCGATTATGATGTTCTGGCTTTCGAGGCAGGTTTTGCTGAAACAAATGCAGTCTATCAAAATCTTGATAATTTGACGGCAGAGCAAGCGATGAAACAAGCCATTTATGGTGTATGGTTCACAGAAGAAGTAGAAGAATTGTTTCAGTATATGAAAGAACAAAAAGAAAAAGGGGATCCTCTCATTTTAACGGGATTTGACATGCAAGTACCGTGGAACTCTTCTACTGCACCTTTTGCGTCTTTTGCAAAAGAATGGATAGGAAAAGTGAATCCTGAAATCGCCAATGTCATTCAAGAAGCAGAAAGCGAAATAGTTGAATTGCGGGATGCCCCTTCCTATGAAGTATTTAAAGAAAAAAAACAACCTGTATTGGATAAATATGAAAGAGTAAAAGAGTTTGTTCAGCATCACAAGGCAGAATTACTTCAAGTTGCCCCTTCAAAGTCATATGATGTGAATCTCTTAGAACAAACAATAAATATTCGAATTGATACGATTAACACATATATTGAAAATGATAAAAAAATTATGAGTGGAATTCCACCTGAAAATGTTACTGATATTCCATTTTATTTACGAGATCAAAAAATGGCAGAAAATTTATTATGGCTCAGTGAAGAACAATTTAAAAACGAAAAAATAATAGTGTGGGGCCATAATTATCATATTCGAAAACAGAATTCTAAAATGATTCAAGATTTTACAAATACTGATGGGTATGCAGGACCTAATATGATAGACTTCATTCCAGACTTTATAAAAGATCAGATGTACTCAATTGGTGTGTTTGCGTATAGTGGAAGTAGTTTAGGTAGTGATAATCAAAGTGTTTTCCCTGTGAGTGAGAAGCATGAAGCAAATAGTATTGAGGAGATATTGAAAGCTGGTCAGCATCCACAGGTTTTCGTCAATTTAAAAGGTGAGAAGAATCACCCAGGAACGTCTTGGATGTTTTCACCAATTAAAGGGAAGTATTGGGGGTTTGTAGATGAAATCATGATTCCAAATCAACAATACGATGGAATTCTATGGTTAGAGCATATTACTCCCTCTCATATTAAATGA
- a CDS encoding heavy metal translocating P-type ATPase, translating to MDAQVKALSNSTEQAIWLKKILPHAELIAALFSGVLILTGWLFDHNEIHTAAIVSYVAAFIIGGFSKAKEGIEATIEEKELNVEMLMIFAAVGSAIIGYWTEGAILIFIFAVSGALETYTMNKSQKEISALMEIQPEEALRVIDGSEERVHISELALDDIILVKPGERIPADGMITKGRTSIDEAAITGESIPVSKEVDGEVFAGTVNITGSIYIKVTKKSTESLFQKIIQLVQSAQSEKPPSQQFIEKFEGTYVKVVLAVVFLMMFVPHYALGWSWNETFYRAMVLLVVASPCALVSSIMPATLSAISNGARHGILFKGGVHLENLSHLKAIAFDKTGTLTRGKPEVTDVIVREDLDQTELLTVAASIESQSNHPLAQAVVRYAQKQQIAFSSPDHLEDVAGWGVKGQVNGKEWKIGKADFVGREEAFAFASGQAKELAATGKTTVFMADEHGVAAVIALKDLIREETKLALDLLRQEGIYTIMLTGDNEKTAKAIAEEAHLDSFIAECLPEHKVEHLKKLIEKHGTVAMVGDGINDAPALATANIGIAMGEGSDVALETADIVLMKNDLPKIAEAIRLSKKMKRIVKQNVIFSISVITLLIISNFFQVLDLPYGVIGHEGSTILVILNGLRLLK from the coding sequence ATGGATGCACAAGTAAAAGCTTTGTCTAATTCAACAGAACAAGCGATTTGGCTTAAGAAAATACTGCCACATGCAGAATTAATTGCCGCCCTATTTAGCGGCGTACTGATTTTAACTGGGTGGCTGTTCGATCATAACGAGATTCACACCGCAGCAATTGTCAGCTATGTAGCAGCCTTTATTATCGGCGGTTTTTCCAAAGCAAAAGAAGGCATTGAAGCAACCATTGAAGAGAAAGAATTAAACGTTGAGATGCTAATGATTTTTGCCGCAGTCGGTTCGGCCATCATCGGCTATTGGACAGAAGGTGCCATCCTTATTTTTATTTTTGCCGTAAGTGGCGCACTTGAAACGTATACGATGAATAAAAGTCAGAAAGAAATTTCCGCGTTAATGGAGATTCAGCCTGAAGAAGCTTTACGAGTAATCGATGGATCAGAAGAGCGTGTTCATATATCGGAGCTAGCCCTTGATGATATCATTCTTGTTAAACCAGGTGAGCGAATTCCAGCTGATGGCATGATCACAAAAGGGCGAACTTCAATCGATGAAGCAGCCATTACGGGTGAATCGATCCCTGTATCAAAAGAAGTAGATGGTGAGGTATTTGCAGGAACGGTCAATATTACTGGCTCCATTTACATTAAAGTGACAAAGAAATCGACGGAAAGCTTGTTCCAAAAGATCATTCAACTCGTGCAATCTGCTCAAAGTGAAAAACCACCTTCTCAACAATTTATCGAAAAATTTGAAGGTACGTATGTAAAAGTGGTGCTAGCCGTCGTCTTCTTAATGATGTTTGTCCCTCATTATGCGCTTGGCTGGAGTTGGAATGAAACATTTTACCGGGCGATGGTTCTACTGGTAGTCGCTTCACCATGTGCCCTCGTCTCCTCCATTATGCCGGCGACGTTATCAGCCATTTCAAATGGAGCCCGTCACGGCATTCTATTCAAAGGTGGCGTACACTTAGAAAACTTAAGCCATTTAAAGGCTATTGCCTTTGATAAAACAGGTACGTTAACGAGAGGAAAACCAGAAGTAACTGATGTGATTGTTCGCGAGGATCTCGATCAAACGGAGCTATTAACAGTAGCCGCTTCAATCGAAAGTCAATCGAATCATCCACTTGCTCAAGCCGTCGTTCGCTACGCTCAAAAGCAGCAAATTGCTTTTTCTTCCCCTGATCATTTAGAGGATGTTGCTGGCTGGGGCGTGAAAGGACAAGTGAACGGCAAGGAATGGAAAATTGGAAAAGCGGACTTTGTTGGACGTGAAGAAGCCTTTGCTTTTGCTTCTGGTCAAGCGAAAGAGCTGGCTGCTACAGGAAAAACCACGGTGTTTATGGCAGATGAACATGGGGTCGCAGCTGTCATTGCTTTAAAGGATTTAATCCGAGAAGAAACGAAGCTCGCATTAGATCTGCTTCGTCAAGAAGGCATTTATACGATTATGCTTACGGGCGACAACGAAAAAACGGCGAAAGCCATTGCAGAAGAAGCTCACTTAGATAGTTTTATCGCCGAATGTTTACCAGAGCATAAAGTAGAACACTTGAAAAAGCTCATCGAAAAACATGGAACCGTTGCTATGGTTGGAGACGGAATTAACGATGCACCAGCCCTCGCTACAGCTAATATCGGCATCGCGATGGGCGAAGGCTCAGACGTTGCCTTAGAAACAGCCGATATCGTGTTAATGAAAAATGACTTACCTAAAATCGCTGAAGCCATTCGTCTTTCCAAAAAAATGAAACGAATCGTCAAGCAAAATGTGATCTTTTCCATTTCCGTGATCACGCTACTCATTATCTCGAATTTCTTCCAAGTACTTGACTTGCCATACGGCGTGATCGGTCACGAAGGAAGTACGATCCTTGTCATTCTAAACGGATTGCGATTGTTGAAATAA
- the cax gene encoding calcium/proton exchanger, with protein MGKIFGIMVLLGVPLSVAGSVLHWSSILMFGIYCLTIIALSSYMGRATESLAIVAGPRIGGLLNATFGNAVELIISIFALKEGLVEVVLASLTGSVLGNLLLVAGLSFFLGGVKYKRQTFNVHDARHNSGLLMFAVIVAFVIPEIFAMNMNDTKTISLSIGVSIILIVLYLAALFFKLVTHRGVYVSQDENVEADHEEPEWSRKKAIGILFAATIAVAYVSEGLVHTFEAVGESFGWSELFIGVIIVAIVGNAAEHASAILMAMKNKMDVAVEIAIGSTLQIAMFVAPLLVLLSLLFVEPMPLVFTIPELVSMVTAVFLAIVISNDGETNWFEGLTLLAAYFIMGIGFYLL; from the coding sequence ATGGGTAAAATATTTGGAATCATGGTCTTACTTGGGGTACCATTGTCTGTAGCAGGATCTGTACTACATTGGTCAAGCATTTTGATGTTTGGGATTTACTGTTTGACGATTATTGCCTTATCTAGTTATATGGGAAGAGCAACAGAAAGTTTAGCTATTGTCGCCGGTCCGCGAATTGGTGGATTGTTAAATGCTACTTTTGGAAATGCGGTGGAGCTGATCATTTCAATTTTTGCGTTGAAAGAAGGCTTAGTTGAAGTGGTACTTGCTTCATTGACAGGCTCTGTTTTAGGAAACTTATTATTAGTTGCTGGACTCTCTTTCTTTTTAGGTGGAGTGAAATATAAGCGCCAAACATTCAATGTTCACGACGCTCGCCATAACTCAGGATTATTAATGTTTGCCGTCATTGTAGCTTTTGTCATTCCAGAGATCTTTGCTATGAATATGAATGATACAAAGACCATTTCATTAAGTATTGGGGTCTCAATTATATTAATTGTGTTATATTTAGCGGCCTTGTTCTTTAAATTAGTGACTCATCGCGGGGTATATGTTTCACAAGATGAAAATGTGGAGGCTGACCATGAGGAACCGGAATGGTCAAGAAAGAAGGCAATTGGCATTTTGTTTGCTGCTACTATTGCGGTTGCTTACGTATCTGAAGGTCTCGTACATACATTTGAAGCAGTCGGCGAAAGCTTTGGATGGTCTGAATTGTTTATTGGGGTCATTATTGTTGCCATCGTTGGTAACGCTGCAGAACACGCTTCAGCTATTTTAATGGCGATGAAAAATAAAATGGACGTTGCCGTTGAAATTGCTATCGGCTCCACTTTGCAAATTGCTATGTTTGTCGCCCCACTGCTCGTGTTATTGTCTTTATTATTTGTTGAACCAATGCCATTAGTATTCACAATTCCAGAGCTTGTCTCCATGGTCACAGCTGTCTTTTTAGCGATTGTCATCTCAAACGACGGAGAAACGAACTGGTTTGAAGGCCTCACTTTACTGGCTGCCTACTTTATCATGGGCATTGGATTTTACTTACTATAA
- a CDS encoding YfkD family protein: MKFIRLLLSIVIVLMLSGIHSASAKQPFQIPSSVKDITKENTFLNEEQEISDLQPTELTKELLSTSKAKITNPKFIRMLNETDVNKSPFAFGVRATVYLGEWPLSYHSEETNPNWEYQKINTNFYDNRGGKNTYQMHYVQEAYKIIKGGLSAKVPRADEVQEMVLKSAIQKTKLPLAYSTVVGNGTKQNDIYNVAPKTAGYLHSFAPAIHEKGVVTFGEVYLVISGWNRAIVVKNVTSKRVTAWIPIKNHLSFSYQSVR; this comes from the coding sequence ATGAAATTCATCCGTTTGCTTTTATCTATAGTAATTGTTCTTATGCTTAGTGGGATCCATTCCGCTTCGGCAAAACAACCTTTTCAAATTCCTTCTTCGGTAAAAGATATTACGAAGGAGAACACGTTTTTAAATGAGGAACAGGAAATATCTGACCTACAGCCTACAGAGCTAACGAAGGAATTACTTAGCACATCTAAGGCAAAGATTACGAATCCTAAGTTTATTCGTATGCTCAATGAAACGGATGTGAATAAATCGCCTTTCGCTTTCGGAGTGAGAGCGACAGTTTATCTTGGAGAGTGGCCGCTTTCCTACCATTCAGAAGAAACAAATCCAAATTGGGAATATCAAAAAATTAATACCAATTTTTATGATAACCGTGGCGGGAAAAATACTTACCAAATGCATTATGTGCAAGAAGCGTATAAAATCATCAAAGGAGGGTTATCGGCCAAAGTACCGCGAGCAGATGAGGTACAAGAGATGGTGCTAAAATCAGCTATACAGAAAACAAAGCTCCCGCTGGCCTACTCAACTGTTGTTGGAAATGGCACGAAACAAAATGATATTTACAACGTCGCACCGAAAACGGCTGGGTACTTACATTCTTTTGCTCCTGCGATCCATGAAAAAGGGGTAGTGACGTTCGGGGAAGTGTATTTAGTCATATCGGGATGGAATCGAGCGATTGTTGTTAAAAATGTTACATCGAAAAGAGTGACCGCTTGGATTCCGATCAAAAACCATCTTTCATTTAGCTATCAATCCGTTCGTTAA
- a CDS encoding SE1561 family protein gives MKPINDKESQITYLKERLNIFLEVLDSIDPAETELEDVDRLLEMIDDIEVKCEQFKSR, from the coding sequence GTGAAACCAATTAATGATAAAGAATCGCAAATCACCTATTTAAAGGAGCGATTAAATATATTTTTAGAAGTGTTGGATTCCATTGATCCCGCTGAAACAGAATTAGAAGATGTCGATCGCCTCCTAGAAATGATCGATGATATTGAAGTGAAATGCGAACAATTTAAAAGCAGATAA